The Candidatus Limnocylindrales bacterium genome has a segment encoding these proteins:
- a CDS encoding tetratricopeptide repeat protein: protein MKKRLILLLTFFFLVPLQPGYAEQPTTAEEHFKAGLAFTQTGKYVEAVKAFVEAIKLKPDYVEAYNSLASLYLILGDPHQALQLAQEAIKIKPDYAAAYYTLGSIYNVQKQPAEAIKALAEAIKLKPDYVDAYVNLGWVVYLQGNPDEALKHFKKAVQLNPKDPGAHIGLGEIYSQKGQYDQAIAELKEAIQANPNHMGAHHRLGHAYLLQKKTDEAIQEFQTITKIQPDDPEAYNELGLIYAEQGKYPEAIKQFNTVIRLAPKDPGVRQRLAQILIDKDLNLDEGIQQAQKALELKPEFPEVMGTLGWGYYKKGMYPEAVEWLKKAAVKSKDNKTIQSRLEQAQQKLKK from the coding sequence ATGAAAAAACGACTCATACTTTTATTGACTTTCTTTTTTCTGGTTCCTTTACAACCCGGCTACGCCGAACAGCCTACCACGGCAGAGGAACATTTTAAAGCGGGGCTGGCCTTTACTCAAACCGGTAAGTACGTGGAAGCCGTCAAAGCTTTCGTCGAAGCTATCAAGTTAAAGCCGGATTATGTGGAGGCCTATAACAGTTTAGCCTCCCTTTACCTTATCTTAGGAGACCCCCATCAAGCCCTTCAACTGGCCCAAGAGGCTATCAAGATAAAGCCGGATTATGCGGCGGCTTACTATACCCTGGGATCTATCTATAACGTCCAGAAGCAGCCAGCCGAAGCTATTAAAGCTTTGGCGGAAGCCATTAAACTGAAACCGGACTATGTAGATGCCTATGTAAATCTGGGCTGGGTTGTTTATCTTCAGGGAAACCCGGATGAAGCTCTTAAACATTTCAAAAAGGCGGTTCAACTGAACCCAAAAGATCCAGGTGCCCATATTGGGCTGGGAGAAATTTATAGTCAGAAAGGACAATATGATCAGGCAATTGCTGAGCTTAAAGAGGCTATCCAGGCCAATCCGAATCATATGGGAGCCCATCACCGATTAGGGCATGCGTATCTTTTGCAGAAAAAAACAGACGAAGCTATCCAGGAATTCCAGACGATTACCAAAATTCAACCCGATGATCCAGAAGCTTATAATGAATTAGGTCTTATCTATGCAGAACAAGGCAAGTACCCGGAAGCCATTAAACAATTTAATACGGTAATTCGACTTGCCCCGAAAGATCCTGGAGTCCGCCAACGACTGGCTCAAATCTTAATCGATAAGGATCTTAATCTTGATGAGGGGATCCAACAGGCTCAGAAAGCCCTGGAGCTTAAACCGGAATTTCCTGAAGTGATGGGAACCCTGGGTTGGGGGTATTACAAAAAAGGGATGTATCCAGAAGCGGTAGAATGGTTGAAGAAAGCTGCCGTGAAATCCAAGGATAACAAAACCATTCAATCCCGCCTGGAGCAGGCCCAGCAGAAACTTAAGAAGTGA
- a CDS encoding cytochrome ubiquinol oxidase subunit I — translation MDDLLAARLQMAISLAFHIIFAVIGIAMPLMMVIAEWFWLRTGEEVYLMLTKRWAKGTAILFAVGAVSGTVLSFELGLLWPNFMGWAGSIIGMPFSLEGFAFFTEAIFLGIYLYGWQRVSSHMHILSGLLVALSGAASGIFVVIANAWMNTPTGFRLVEGRPVDIDPIAALLNPAAFSQTLHMILAAYAATGFAVAGIHAFLLLRDHQNLFHRRAFSIALVIGGITAILQPLSGDILARTVARNQPVKLAAFEGQFQTESGAPLRIGGIPDVEAGITRYALEIPYGLSLLAFHDPQATVKGLDAVPRDQWPPVKIVHIAFQVMVAAGFAMMGIALWGLWLLWRHRTFFDSRGFLRAVAAATPLGFLAIEAGWIVTEVGRQPWIIYGIMRTTEALTPMPGLKIPFIMFTLLYLFLAMVVIWLLLHQVRESPRVVKSDLPEQPKDNEYITP, via the coding sequence ATGGATGACTTATTGGCTGCACGCTTACAAATGGCCATTTCATTGGCCTTTCATATCATTTTTGCCGTTATCGGGATTGCCATGCCGTTAATGATGGTCATAGCCGAATGGTTTTGGTTGCGGACGGGTGAAGAGGTTTATCTGATGCTTACCAAACGATGGGCAAAGGGCACGGCCATCTTATTTGCCGTTGGGGCGGTTTCTGGTACCGTCCTCTCGTTTGAGTTAGGTCTATTATGGCCTAACTTCATGGGTTGGGCCGGTTCTATCATCGGGATGCCCTTTTCACTGGAAGGGTTTGCATTTTTCACCGAGGCCATTTTCCTGGGAATTTACCTCTACGGCTGGCAACGGGTATCATCCCACATGCATATTTTATCCGGTCTTTTAGTTGCCTTGAGTGGGGCCGCCTCCGGTATTTTTGTCGTCATAGCTAACGCCTGGATGAATACTCCGACGGGATTTCGTCTTGTGGAAGGTCGACCGGTGGATATCGACCCTATAGCCGCCCTGCTTAATCCGGCTGCTTTTTCACAAACACTTCATATGATCCTTGCAGCCTACGCAGCCACAGGATTTGCAGTGGCCGGTATTCACGCTTTTCTTTTATTACGGGATCATCAGAACCTGTTTCACCGACGAGCCTTTTCCATTGCCCTGGTTATCGGCGGAATTACGGCCATTCTTCAGCCTCTGAGTGGAGATATCCTCGCCCGAACCGTTGCCCGAAATCAACCTGTAAAGCTGGCTGCCTTTGAAGGACAATTCCAAACAGAATCCGGAGCCCCCTTACGAATCGGAGGGATCCCGGACGTAGAAGCGGGTATAACCCGCTATGCCCTGGAGATCCCCTATGGTCTGAGCCTGCTTGCCTTCCATGATCCCCAAGCAACGGTAAAGGGACTCGATGCAGTCCCTCGGGATCAGTGGCCTCCGGTAAAGATCGTTCATATTGCTTTCCAGGTCATGGTAGCCGCGGGATTTGCCATGATGGGAATTGCCCTTTGGGGCCTGTGGCTCCTTTGGCGACACAGAACTTTCTTCGATTCACGAGGGTTCCTACGTGCCGTAGCGGCAGCTACGCCCCTGGGGTTCCTGGCCATAGAAGCCGGCTGGATAGTCACAGAAGTCGGACGACAACCCTGGATTATCTACGGGATCATGCGGACGACAGAAGCTTTAACCCCGATGCCAGGACTTAAGATCCCTTTTATTATGTTTACGCTACTCTACCTCTTCCTGGCTATGGTTGTAATCTGGCTACTGCTCCACCAGGTCAGGGAGAGTCCCCGGGTAGTGAAGTCTGATCTTCCAGAACAGCCTAAAGACAATGAGTATATTACCCCTTGA
- a CDS encoding cytochrome d ubiquinol oxidase subunit II, producing MSILPLEGILAGVMMISLTLYALMGGADYGGGVWDLLAWGPRAKAQRELIAEAIGPIWEANHVWLILVIVVLFTGFPLAFAVIATALHIPLTLMLLGIVLRGSAFAFRTYGTKEDRIQRRWGRVFSIASLVTPLLLGTVLGAIASGQIRLKDRWVVADFVRPWLAPFPLAVGLFALVLFAFLAAVYLTLETEDPELQEDFRRRALVSAFVVGPVALLVFLLSGTGAPLIRQGLSQSWWTWPLQLSTAVFATGAIFALWTRRFHMARFCAAGQITLILWGWGVAQFPYLIVPDITVFNAAAPTITLRLLLVALGSGALVLFPSFYYLYRIFKG from the coding sequence ATGAGTATATTACCCCTTGAAGGGATCCTTGCCGGTGTCATGATGATTTCCTTGACCCTCTATGCCCTGATGGGTGGAGCAGATTATGGAGGTGGAGTATGGGACTTGCTGGCCTGGGGGCCCCGGGCTAAAGCACAACGTGAGTTGATTGCAGAGGCCATTGGCCCTATCTGGGAAGCCAATCATGTCTGGCTCATTTTGGTTATTGTAGTTCTGTTCACAGGCTTCCCTCTGGCCTTTGCTGTTATTGCCACCGCGTTGCATATTCCGCTAACCCTCATGCTCCTGGGAATTGTCCTACGGGGTTCGGCCTTTGCCTTTCGTACCTATGGAACTAAAGAAGATAGAATACAGCGCCGGTGGGGTCGCGTTTTCTCTATAGCCAGTCTGGTTACTCCTCTGCTTCTCGGTACTGTTTTGGGTGCCATTGCATCAGGCCAGATTCGCCTTAAGGACAGATGGGTGGTAGCCGATTTTGTTCGTCCCTGGCTGGCTCCATTCCCCCTGGCAGTTGGCCTGTTTGCCCTGGTTTTATTTGCATTTCTCGCGGCAGTGTACTTAACCCTGGAAACGGAGGATCCAGAGCTACAGGAAGATTTTCGCCGCCGTGCCCTGGTTTCAGCCTTTGTGGTAGGTCCTGTTGCGCTCCTGGTTTTCCTACTCTCGGGAACAGGAGCCCCTCTCATACGACAAGGTCTGAGTCAGAGTTGGTGGACCTGGCCCTTACAACTCTCTACGGCAGTCTTTGCAACGGGAGCCATCTTTGCCCTCTGGACCCGCAGGTTTCATATGGCCAGGTTTTGCGCAGCAGGACAGATCACACTCATCCTTTGGGGTTGGGGAGTTGCTCAGTTTCCCTACCTGATCGTGCCGGATATCACCGTCTTTAATGCAGCTGCTCCCACCATAACCCTCCGCCTGCTCCTCGTAGCCCTTGGAAGCGGTGCGTTGGTACTTTTTCCCTCCTTTTACTATCTCTATCGTATCTTTAAAGGCTAG
- a CDS encoding M23 family metallopeptidase gives MLKVLPDKITKKITDKVPSKALPITIQILVIILVVGLVGGIKILISPPEKKPVPAPPPPPAPVAVPKYFQDYLEVITRADKIVSENPTAFKNLNEVSLTNIQGVFQMPIKKPVSYTQLRLPGDPRGYRNDVHQGTDIYGLPWREKVYPIAPGVIIRIDKNYVPLTKATRDRMLELTKTKWHGTPGSLTIPSAEQPYGNVLDKLRGRQVWIYHGKNKNREPVLTMYAHLSDVNDQLKVYDVVGIDHVIGFVGNSGTSGEVEHSKTKEVHLHFEIFVGDRYWTPKKDWEIGKMQDIARYQELQESVIKLIPSHY, from the coding sequence ATGTTGAAAGTACTCCCGGATAAAATTACCAAGAAAATCACCGATAAAGTTCCAAGTAAAGCGTTACCGATTACTATTCAAATTCTTGTTATTATCCTGGTGGTGGGTTTAGTAGGGGGTATTAAGATTTTAATAAGTCCCCCTGAGAAAAAACCGGTTCCTGCTCCACCTCCCCCTCCGGCACCTGTTGCCGTACCGAAATACTTTCAAGACTATCTGGAAGTTATTACCCGAGCGGACAAAATTGTGAGTGAAAATCCAACCGCTTTTAAGAATTTAAATGAAGTCTCTCTCACGAATATCCAGGGTGTTTTTCAGATGCCCATCAAAAAACCTGTTAGCTACACACAACTCAGATTACCTGGGGATCCCCGGGGTTATCGTAATGATGTTCATCAAGGAACCGATATCTATGGACTTCCCTGGCGAGAAAAGGTCTATCCTATAGCCCCCGGTGTGATCATTCGGATTGACAAAAATTATGTGCCTTTAACCAAAGCGACCCGGGATAGAATGCTTGAGCTGACCAAGACAAAGTGGCATGGAACTCCGGGGTCTTTGACCATTCCTTCAGCGGAACAGCCCTATGGAAATGTTCTAGATAAATTACGAGGTCGACAGGTCTGGATTTACCATGGAAAGAACAAAAATCGAGAACCCGTTTTAACCATGTACGCCCACTTATCCGATGTCAATGATCAACTGAAAGTTTATGATGTGGTTGGGATAGATCACGTGATTGGATTTGTGGGAAATTCAGGAACCAGTGGAGAGGTTGAGCATAGTAAGACCAAGGAAGTTCACCTGCATTTCGAGATTTTTGTTGGGGATCGTTACTGGACTCCTAAAAAAGATTGGGAAATCGGTAAGATGCAGGACATAGCTCGTTATCAGGAACTTCAGGAAAGCGTCATTAAATTGATCCCTTCTCACTACTAA